The following are from one region of the Paenalkalicoccus suaedae genome:
- a CDS encoding VOC family protein — MKTFHAPPATFIHAVTLKVTDLRRSLDFYTDIMGFSILEESEATATLTVDGVNPIVTLVAPENVTKRQPNTTGLYHIAYLLPDRASVGRLLTHIADKKYPLQGASDHEVSEAVYLADPDGNGIEFYADRDPAKWEWQDGQIVMGTNRLDVEDILQEAGSEPFDKLPSNTIIGHVHLQVANLEEAEQFYRMVGFEVVTRYGDSAAFLSTASYHHHIGLNTWAGTDATIPPSNATGLAHIEIAFPNEEALMEVYTMGEEMENQSIVDPGGTRIKLNLAK; from the coding sequence ATGAAAACATTTCACGCTCCGCCAGCAACGTTCATTCACGCTGTGACGTTAAAAGTAACTGATTTACGACGTTCTTTAGATTTTTATACGGACATCATGGGGTTTTCTATTTTAGAAGAGAGTGAAGCAACTGCCACATTAACGGTAGATGGAGTAAATCCGATAGTCACTTTAGTAGCTCCTGAGAATGTAACCAAAAGGCAGCCAAACACTACCGGTCTTTATCACATAGCGTATCTGTTACCAGACAGAGCCTCGGTCGGACGATTACTTACACATATCGCTGATAAAAAATATCCATTACAAGGGGCTTCGGACCATGAGGTGAGTGAAGCTGTGTACTTAGCTGATCCAGATGGCAACGGCATTGAGTTTTATGCGGACCGCGATCCTGCTAAATGGGAATGGCAGGATGGACAAATCGTTATGGGAACTAATCGCTTAGATGTCGAAGATATCTTGCAGGAAGCAGGTAGTGAGCCTTTTGATAAACTGCCTTCTAACACGATTATTGGACACGTGCATCTTCAGGTTGCTAATTTAGAAGAAGCAGAACAATTTTACCGAATGGTTGGTTTTGAGGTTGTAACGAGATACGGCGACTCTGCCGCTTTCTTATCAACAGCATCTTACCATCATCACATCGGACTAAATACGTGGGCAGGTACTGATGCGACCATTCCACCATCTAATGCGACCGGGCTTGCTCATATCGAAATAGCTTTCCCTAACGAAGAGGCCCTCATGGAAGTGTATACGATGGGAGAGGAAATGGAGAATCAATCTATCGTCGATCCCGGTGGCACGAGAATAAAGCTGAACCTGGCGAAGTAG
- a CDS encoding manganese-dependent inorganic pyrophosphatase → MSKVLVFGHQNPDTDTITSALVYADLKQKLGQDVEAVRLGEVSEETQFALDAFGVEAPRLVEKVASEVDQVILVDHNERQQSAVDIDEVQVLEVIDHHRIANFQTEAPLYYRAEPVGCTATILRKLYKENGVEISREMAGLMVSAIVSDTLLFKSPTCTEQDIEAGKDLATIAGIDLDTYGLDLLKAGANMSEATVDQILTMDAKEFTMGEHVVKIAQVNVVDANDVLGRKTEVLSSMASEVQEKGYGLFVLAVTDILSNDSVLLSTGEHESAVETAFGVKVDDHEALLEGVVSRKKQIVPPLTSALS, encoded by the coding sequence ATGAGCAAAGTGCTAGTGTTTGGTCACCAAAATCCCGATACAGATACCATTACATCTGCATTAGTGTATGCAGACTTAAAGCAAAAACTCGGACAAGATGTGGAAGCGGTCCGACTTGGAGAGGTTTCAGAAGAAACGCAATTTGCCCTTGACGCATTTGGGGTAGAAGCACCTCGACTTGTCGAGAAGGTAGCAAGTGAAGTGGATCAGGTTATCCTAGTTGATCACAATGAGCGCCAGCAAAGCGCTGTTGATATTGATGAAGTGCAGGTGCTTGAGGTCATCGATCACCACCGCATTGCAAATTTCCAGACAGAAGCGCCACTATATTATCGCGCGGAGCCTGTCGGCTGTACGGCGACGATCTTACGCAAGCTTTATAAAGAAAACGGGGTGGAGATTTCACGTGAAATGGCTGGACTGATGGTTTCGGCTATTGTGTCTGATACGCTATTGTTCAAGTCCCCTACGTGCACGGAGCAGGATATCGAAGCCGGGAAGGATTTAGCAACAATTGCTGGAATCGACCTAGATACGTATGGTCTTGACCTACTTAAAGCTGGAGCTAACATGAGTGAAGCGACGGTCGATCAAATTCTTACGATGGATGCAAAAGAATTCACAATGGGTGAACACGTGGTCAAAATTGCGCAAGTGAACGTGGTAGATGCCAATGACGTTCTCGGAAGAAAAACGGAAGTACTTTCTTCTATGGCAAGTGAGGTACAAGAGAAAGGATATGGCCTATTTGTACTTGCAGTTACGGACATTCTTTCTAATGACTCCGTTTTATTATCAACTGGCGAGCATGAGTCTGCTGTGGAAACGGCGTTTGGCGTAAAAGTCGACGATCACGAAGCGCTTTTAGAAGGCGTTGTGTCTCGTAAAAAACAAATTGTCCCACCACTTACTTCAGCATTATCTTAA
- a CDS encoding SDR family oxidoreductase, which produces MAKIAVVTGVSRREGLGAAICLELARRGYDIFLTYYRPYDDQMSYGMDEDGPSAILQDIEELGQRASMMEADLTQVSNIKKIFAEVSNVFGAPATALINNACVSVNDSIDSITAEALDEHYAINTRAVTLLTQAFVKQFENGNGRIINIATGWNQGGRMPDELSYVLTKSTSETLTHTLATVLMKRGITINSVDPGPTDTGWMDEQVKDALTPLFPSGRLGVPQDAARLVGFLVSDDAQWITGQTIHSDGGFRD; this is translated from the coding sequence ATGGCAAAAATAGCTGTAGTTACAGGAGTTAGTCGTAGAGAAGGACTTGGAGCTGCTATTTGTTTGGAGCTTGCAAGACGAGGTTATGACATTTTTTTAACGTATTACAGACCGTATGATGATCAAATGAGCTATGGCATGGATGAAGATGGTCCGTCAGCAATTTTACAAGATATTGAAGAGCTCGGGCAACGAGCGTCCATGATGGAAGCAGATTTGACTCAAGTTTCTAACATTAAAAAAATCTTTGCTGAGGTATCGAATGTGTTTGGGGCTCCGGCAACTGCACTGATCAACAATGCGTGCGTATCGGTGAACGATTCGATAGACTCTATCACCGCTGAGGCATTAGATGAGCACTACGCGATCAATACTCGTGCTGTTACACTTCTTACGCAGGCATTTGTGAAGCAGTTTGAGAATGGAAATGGGCGCATTATTAATATAGCAACAGGCTGGAATCAAGGAGGTCGTATGCCCGATGAGCTATCTTATGTCCTGACAAAATCAACTTCGGAGACACTCACGCATACACTTGCAACGGTCTTGATGAAGCGCGGTATTACGATTAATAGTGTGGATCCTGGGCCGACCGATACAGGTTGGATGGATGAGCAAGTGAAGGATGCGCTCACGCCGCTGTTTCCAAGCGGTAGACTGGGAGTTCCGCAGGATGCTGCTAGACTAGTAGGGTTCCTTGTGAGCGACGATGCGCAATGGATAACTGGTCAGACGATCCATTCGGATGGGGGATTTAGGGACTGA
- a CDS encoding amino acid ABC transporter permease: MRDVQWEHIFDLQLAIDSLPYVLSGLGLTLLISLVSMGFGLIIGLLLAIARASDYALLRWPARVYISFMRGVPILIILFLLYFGFPFIGIQFEAVTAAIIGFSLNSAAYMAEINRSAISAIPKGQWESARSLGFSYWLMMRRIILPQASRIAVPPLTNVLLDLIKASSLAAMITVPEIFQLSRIVAGREMDYMTMFILVALIYWAVCSAMTVLQNYLEKRYERYGQS; the protein is encoded by the coding sequence ATGCGTGACGTTCAGTGGGAGCACATTTTTGACCTACAGCTTGCGATCGATTCGCTTCCATACGTATTATCCGGACTCGGTCTCACCCTACTGATTTCACTCGTCAGCATGGGCTTTGGCCTTATCATCGGATTACTATTAGCCATCGCGAGGGCTTCTGATTATGCTCTGCTACGATGGCCTGCTAGAGTGTACATTTCATTTATGCGAGGTGTACCAATCCTAATCATCTTGTTTTTACTCTATTTTGGATTCCCTTTTATCGGAATTCAGTTTGAAGCAGTTACCGCTGCAATCATCGGCTTTAGTTTAAATAGCGCTGCCTACATGGCGGAGATCAATCGCTCGGCCATTAGCGCGATTCCAAAGGGACAGTGGGAGTCAGCACGCTCACTTGGCTTCTCCTATTGGCTCATGATGCGTCGCATTATTTTGCCACAGGCGTCTCGCATTGCTGTACCGCCGCTGACAAACGTGCTCTTAGACTTAATTAAGGCGTCCTCATTAGCTGCTATGATAACCGTTCCAGAGATTTTTCAGCTCTCACGAATAGTTGCCGGACGCGAAATGGATTATATGACCATGTTCATCTTAGTCGCCTTAATCTATTGGGCCGTATGCTCAGCCATGACTGTTTTACAAAACTATTTAGAAAAGCGTTACGAACGGTATGGGCAAAGCTAA
- a CDS encoding transporter substrate-binding domain-containing protein produces MKRLLQASSVTAAALMLAACGSDNDTNTNDNTAGTDDAASAAEERWNDIQEEGVLEIATSGTLFPTSYREEGTNELTGFEVEIAREAASRLDLEVEFTEMGFDGMLTSIQSGQVDLAVNDIDINAQREQSFLFTEPYKFSYGSLIVRPDDLSGIESLEDLEGKRHGGAATTIYMQISEFYGAEGVTYENVTNDTYLRDIENGRLDTVMNDFYLQSLAIEALPEIDVIIHPDLFYYPNNQAMIMNQENTVLRDNLNDVLAEMLEDGTITELSEQFFGGQDVSQEPDIEFDDDGVTFPFEEGAEEEGAENEEATENE; encoded by the coding sequence ATGAAACGACTATTACAGGCTAGCTCCGTTACCGCTGCTGCGCTCATGCTTGCGGCGTGTGGCTCAGATAACGACACAAACACGAACGATAACACGGCAGGTACAGACGATGCGGCATCTGCTGCTGAAGAAAGATGGAACGATATTCAAGAAGAAGGCGTTCTAGAAATCGCCACTTCCGGAACGCTCTTCCCAACTTCATACCGCGAAGAAGGCACCAATGAATTGACTGGATTTGAAGTTGAAATTGCTCGTGAAGCAGCGAGCAGACTCGATTTAGAAGTCGAGTTTACAGAGATGGGCTTTGACGGCATGCTTACATCCATTCAAAGCGGACAAGTAGACCTTGCTGTAAACGATATCGACATTAATGCACAGCGCGAACAGAGCTTTCTCTTCACAGAGCCGTATAAATTTTCTTATGGTAGCTTGATTGTACGCCCGGATGATCTCTCAGGAATTGAGTCATTAGAAGATCTAGAAGGAAAGCGCCACGGTGGAGCTGCAACAACGATCTACATGCAGATCTCCGAGTTCTACGGAGCGGAAGGCGTAACGTATGAGAACGTGACAAACGATACGTACCTTCGTGACATCGAAAACGGCCGTCTTGATACGGTCATGAATGACTTCTATCTTCAGTCGCTCGCAATCGAAGCGCTGCCTGAGATCGATGTTATCATTCACCCAGACTTATTCTACTACCCAAACAACCAAGCAATGATTATGAATCAAGAAAACACGGTGCTTCGTGATAACTTAAACGATGTACTTGCAGAAATGCTTGAAGACGGCACGATTACGGAGCTTTCTGAGCAATTCTTCGGTGGCCAAGATGTTTCCCAAGAGCCAGATATCGAATTTGATGATGATGGCGTAACATTCCCATTTGAGGAAGGTGCCGAAGAAGAAGGCGCGGAAAACGAAGAAGCAACAGAGAACGAATAA
- a CDS encoding TetR/AcrR family transcriptional regulator: MARHKTIDQLQIFTATEELILESGYAGFHFKSLSEKLGVARSTIYNYYTNKEELVTDFMLHMLQQVVTKMDTVHEHEEPIRAMMGLWAKYANMHQMLQIMPYIDRKASPKVEQNAKRMFIMLEELRNKIEGVVKEEQRKGNIRQDVQLGTLVSIIMSTVQVPVANRSEDEWTNDVFNVLMQGLKA, translated from the coding sequence ATGGCTCGACATAAGACAATTGATCAGCTTCAAATATTTACTGCAACGGAGGAGCTTATTTTAGAATCGGGCTATGCAGGATTTCACTTCAAGTCGCTTTCGGAGAAATTAGGTGTCGCTAGAAGTACCATTTATAATTACTACACGAATAAAGAGGAGCTAGTTACAGACTTTATGCTACATATGCTCCAGCAGGTAGTAACAAAAATGGATACGGTACACGAGCATGAGGAGCCGATACGAGCAATGATGGGACTTTGGGCAAAGTATGCGAATATGCATCAAATGCTACAAATCATGCCATACATTGATCGTAAAGCATCGCCGAAAGTGGAACAAAATGCGAAGCGAATGTTTATTATGCTTGAAGAACTGCGTAACAAGATAGAAGGAGTGGTAAAGGAAGAACAACGAAAAGGGAATATCCGTCAGGACGTTCAGCTTGGAACGTTAGTATCGATCATTATGAGTACTGTTCAAGTACCAGTCGCAAATCGTTCCGAAGATGAATGGACGAACGACGTTTTTAATGTCTTAATGCAAGGGCTTAAGGCATAA
- a CDS encoding efflux RND transporter permease subunit: MFDTVIKRPKITMMFVLILTIVGALTLFQLPQREIPEFTFDIGTISTPYPGGAPEEVEQQVTVPIENAIDSIEGISAINSVSTSGFSNIVLELEDGVDSARVFTEVQQAVTQTSGSLPDAALTPEVSQASALGGLSSYHILGDSHDDLYELRDEIAEWQEEIESIPGVDRTDVKGFPDQRLLINIDSEELFGNGLQIPDVFNGIEGELATQPLGVQEVSNQNVQLELSTLASSEEIEDIFIGLNPEGDSIYLQDIATVELENETPEDIVTFEDTPALSFTIFPGPGENIPALGNRVDERMQTLATDLPEEFTLDLFYTQETIVTKVIGDLSLSFGLAVLSVIVVTLLGLNISSAAIVALAIPSSVLIGLIPLPFLSVDLNQISIIGLIIALGILVDDAIVVGDNIRNKYREGMNPVEGALEGSREVRVSIITSTLAIVFTFLPLVFISGGNGDFIRALPTVLISTIIASTIIALTFVPIFLTWRRKKQVRKKGKKRRGNSDGLVGKQFNSLADWYSHTVLRKVVKNPWKVSIAGLALTFSFYALIPFIPVEFFPSTDRDEVTIDVTLPAGTPIAETEQTLLSMRDFVVSQDEFVYESSVYAGGGLPPIFGDGLENPGETTGSILLRVDRESQSAEETIDRWTSPLQEEYPDAVVELSTIEAGPPVGAPIAITLQGPDIEELVSISNELQSEIGDLPESGTVRDDIGQLRPTIVYEPNRPALEENQLTLADISEQIGLRTEGIPFMTFQTAEESVDLQLTLDRIEAGEELDLSQIEIPSQAQAEGPPEIVTLEELVDPVETEEIPQILREDGVRTVVVRVFPGEGDAAELEANIEEITDRVSSEISEDYTVSLGGETEARSDFIIELAILFIFVVFLIYILFAIQFYSLTIPFLILITVHIAASGAIVGLFITQTGLGFTALMGIVSLAGIVVRNSVVLLEFIKQRRKDGYELEDAVIEAGRVRLRPILLTALTAIAALIPVAFSGDVLFVPLAISIIAGLMFSAVLTVILVPSIYMAFAKKAQ; this comes from the coding sequence ATGTTTGATACAGTCATCAAGCGACCAAAAATCACGATGATGTTTGTGCTTATCTTGACTATTGTAGGAGCTTTAACATTATTCCAGCTCCCACAACGCGAAATACCTGAATTCACATTTGATATAGGGACGATTTCAACACCGTACCCAGGTGGAGCTCCTGAAGAAGTAGAGCAACAGGTAACGGTACCTATTGAGAATGCGATCGATTCTATAGAAGGAATTAGTGCAATCAATTCGGTCTCGACGTCCGGATTTTCTAACATTGTCTTAGAGCTTGAGGATGGTGTTGACTCAGCACGAGTGTTTACAGAGGTCCAACAAGCTGTCACACAAACGTCTGGGAGCTTGCCAGACGCAGCGCTTACTCCTGAAGTATCGCAGGCGTCTGCATTAGGTGGGTTATCTAGCTATCATATTTTAGGGGATAGCCATGACGACCTATACGAGCTCCGCGACGAGATCGCCGAGTGGCAGGAGGAAATTGAGTCGATTCCTGGCGTTGATCGAACGGACGTGAAAGGATTCCCAGATCAGCGACTATTGATCAATATCGATTCAGAAGAGCTGTTTGGAAATGGTCTGCAGATCCCTGACGTCTTTAATGGGATTGAAGGGGAGCTTGCAACGCAGCCACTAGGTGTGCAGGAGGTTTCCAATCAAAACGTGCAGCTTGAGCTATCCACGCTCGCTTCGTCAGAAGAGATTGAAGATATCTTTATTGGGCTAAATCCAGAGGGAGACTCTATTTACTTGCAGGACATTGCGACTGTAGAGCTTGAGAATGAGACACCTGAGGATATTGTCACGTTTGAAGACACACCAGCGTTATCTTTCACGATTTTCCCAGGTCCTGGAGAGAATATTCCGGCCCTTGGCAATCGCGTCGATGAGCGGATGCAGACGCTCGCGACAGATTTACCTGAGGAGTTCACGTTAGATCTCTTCTATACGCAGGAAACAATTGTAACAAAGGTAATCGGAGACCTGTCTCTATCCTTTGGACTTGCGGTGCTGTCGGTTATCGTCGTAACGCTATTAGGGTTAAATATTTCGTCAGCGGCAATCGTCGCTTTAGCAATTCCGTCGTCAGTTTTAATCGGGTTAATCCCACTACCGTTTTTAAGCGTTGATTTAAACCAAATTTCCATTATTGGACTAATTATAGCACTTGGTATTTTGGTTGATGACGCCATTGTAGTAGGCGATAATATCCGCAATAAATATCGCGAAGGGATGAATCCAGTCGAGGGTGCTTTAGAAGGTAGCCGTGAAGTGCGTGTTTCTATTATCACTTCGACCTTAGCGATTGTGTTTACTTTCCTACCACTTGTATTTATTTCAGGCGGCAACGGGGACTTTATTCGTGCTTTACCAACCGTGCTAATTTCAACAATTATTGCATCAACGATCATTGCACTTACGTTCGTTCCTATTTTCCTTACTTGGAGAAGAAAGAAGCAGGTGAGAAAGAAAGGGAAGAAGCGTCGAGGAAATTCTGATGGTCTTGTTGGTAAACAATTTAATTCACTTGCAGATTGGTACAGCCACACGGTGCTACGAAAGGTAGTCAAAAATCCGTGGAAGGTATCGATCGCTGGTCTTGCGTTAACATTTAGTTTTTATGCGCTCATTCCATTTATTCCGGTGGAGTTTTTCCCGAGCACGGATCGTGATGAAGTAACAATCGATGTCACGTTACCCGCGGGGACTCCGATAGCCGAGACGGAGCAGACGTTGCTTTCAATGCGTGATTTCGTGGTTTCTCAAGATGAGTTCGTGTATGAGAGCTCGGTGTATGCTGGCGGTGGGCTGCCGCCGATCTTTGGGGATGGCCTAGAGAACCCGGGTGAGACGACGGGTAGCATTTTGCTACGTGTGGATCGCGAGAGTCAGTCGGCGGAGGAGACGATCGATCGTTGGACGAGTCCTCTTCAAGAGGAATACCCGGATGCGGTTGTCGAGCTTTCGACGATTGAGGCGGGACCTCCAGTCGGTGCACCGATCGCGATTACACTTCAGGGGCCGGACATTGAGGAGCTTGTCTCTATCAGTAATGAGCTCCAGTCTGAGATTGGTGACTTGCCAGAGAGCGGCACAGTTCGTGATGATATCGGGCAGCTTCGTCCGACAATTGTCTATGAGCCAAACCGTCCTGCTCTTGAGGAAAATCAGTTGACGCTAGCAGACATTAGTGAGCAGATTGGTCTTCGTACAGAGGGCATTCCGTTTATGACCTTCCAAACGGCCGAAGAATCGGTTGATCTACAGCTAACACTTGATCGAATCGAAGCGGGTGAGGAGCTAGACCTGTCACAGATTGAGATTCCTAGCCAAGCGCAAGCAGAAGGTCCACCAGAAATTGTGACACTTGAAGAGCTTGTGGACCCAGTAGAAACAGAAGAGATTCCACAAATTCTTCGTGAAGACGGCGTGCGTACAGTCGTCGTTCGTGTCTTCCCTGGAGAAGGAGACGCAGCGGAGCTTGAAGCAAACATTGAGGAAATTACTGACCGCGTATCAAGCGAGATTTCCGAAGACTACACGGTAAGTTTAGGTGGAGAGACGGAGGCGCGCTCCGACTTTATTATTGAGCTTGCGATTCTCTTTATCTTTGTTGTCTTCTTAATTTATATTTTGTTTGCGATCCAATTCTACTCATTAACGATTCCTTTCTTAATCTTGATTACGGTGCACATTGCCGCATCAGGAGCGATAGTCGGTTTATTTATTACTCAGACGGGGCTAGGATTTACCGCCTTGATGGGTATCGTCTCCTTAGCTGGGATCGTTGTACGTAACTCGGTTGTTCTACTTGAGTTCATCAAGCAACGACGTAAGGATGGTTACGAGCTAGAGGATGCAGTTATCGAAGCAGGACGTGTTCGACTTCGTCCAATCCTATTAACGGCATTAACGGCTATTGCAGCCTTAATCCCGGTTGCATTTAGTGGAGACGTGCTGTTTGTACCACTTGCGATTTCGATTATTGCAGGTTTAATGTTCTCGGCTGTATTGACTGTCATTTTAGTACCGTCGATTTATATGGCGTTTGCCAAGAAGGCTCAGTAG
- a CDS encoding response regulator transcription factor → MENMSILVVEDEVNIARVVKLELEYEGYQVTTVHDGLEAWQLMTDKDQQFHLFILDVMLPGLSGMELLRRIRREENTTPVLMLTARDAIVDKVTGLDQGADDYMTKPFEIEELLARIRVLVRRSQLTQKPVEEEPKDELLTFMDIEVNVDRHEVKREEQAIDLTPREFDLLVYLIQNKQRVLTREQLLDRVWGFDYIGETNVVDVYIRYLRQKIDKPFEEAYIQTVRGVGYVMKEPTA, encoded by the coding sequence ATGGAGAATATGTCAATTTTAGTCGTAGAAGACGAAGTGAATATTGCACGAGTTGTAAAACTAGAGCTCGAATACGAAGGCTACCAAGTGACAACCGTCCACGACGGACTCGAAGCATGGCAACTCATGACCGATAAAGACCAACAGTTCCACCTCTTTATTCTAGACGTCATGCTTCCAGGACTTAGTGGTATGGAGCTTCTTAGACGTATTCGCCGTGAGGAGAATACGACGCCAGTATTGATGCTGACGGCGAGGGATGCCATTGTCGATAAAGTAACTGGTCTTGATCAAGGGGCCGATGATTATATGACAAAGCCTTTTGAGATCGAAGAGTTATTGGCGCGCATTCGTGTACTAGTAAGACGTAGTCAGCTGACGCAAAAGCCTGTAGAAGAAGAGCCAAAGGATGAGTTATTAACCTTCATGGATATTGAAGTCAACGTCGATCGTCACGAAGTGAAGCGCGAAGAGCAAGCAATAGACTTAACTCCAAGAGAGTTTGATCTGCTTGTGTATTTGATCCAGAATAAACAGCGCGTCTTAACGCGCGAGCAGCTCTTGGATCGTGTGTGGGGATTTGATTATATTGGCGAAACAAATGTGGTGGATGTGTATATCCGATACCTTCGACAAAAGATAGATAAGCCATTTGAGGAAGCGTATATTCAGACAGTGAGAGGCGTTGGCTATGTGATGAAGGAGCCTACAGCATGA
- a CDS encoding HAMP domain-containing sensor histidine kinase, giving the protein MKLSRRITLFSTGMLMLILVVVNVSIYFVFQQSMLSGELNRTLSQARSVVEAVRPSSPDFDAAGYLRAYVAGEGMVRVVNQEGEVLVSVASENQELQAIQTTPVGGEQTTTASVDDREYAVARVPVVWTNGTVASLEMIEPMTLYEETLGTLRLILIVASIVILIPSFLAAQSLGKFLLRPIDALVATMNQIREEQKFKRIEVDEKAKDELSDMGRTFNHMIRLLEENYEKQQQFVSDASHELKTPLTVINSYAQLLERWGKEKPEVLEEAVTAISSEAARMKEMTNQMLALASGDETVTMSMERVDVGRVFAETASQLRTAYSREIDVQVPHQPTWILGNDLQLRQLAFILIENALKYSEDGLRVLVRSENDRATVYVEDFGIGIAEEDIPFVFDRFYRVDKARARKTGGSGLGLSIAKKIVEAHHGEVAVKSEVGRGTTFSVAFTRIESEG; this is encoded by the coding sequence ATGAAGCTGTCACGTCGGATAACCCTTTTTTCTACTGGGATGCTGATGTTAATTTTAGTTGTTGTTAATGTATCCATCTACTTTGTGTTTCAACAAAGTATGTTAAGTGGGGAGCTTAACCGAACGTTGAGCCAAGCACGGTCCGTTGTAGAGGCCGTACGGCCAAGCTCACCTGACTTCGATGCCGCCGGCTACCTACGTGCCTACGTTGCTGGAGAGGGAATGGTACGCGTGGTTAACCAAGAAGGGGAGGTATTGGTGTCAGTTGCGTCCGAGAATCAGGAGCTGCAGGCGATCCAGACGACTCCGGTGGGTGGCGAGCAGACGACTACTGCGTCGGTTGATGATAGAGAGTACGCGGTTGCGCGTGTGCCGGTCGTCTGGACGAATGGGACGGTCGCATCGCTTGAGATGATTGAGCCCATGACGCTTTATGAGGAAACGTTAGGGACACTGAGACTCATCTTGATTGTGGCGTCGATTGTGATTTTAATTCCGTCGTTTCTCGCTGCCCAGTCGTTAGGCAAGTTTCTACTGCGTCCGATTGATGCGCTTGTAGCAACGATGAATCAAATTCGCGAGGAGCAAAAGTTTAAGCGAATTGAAGTGGATGAGAAGGCAAAGGACGAGCTATCTGATATGGGGCGGACTTTTAACCATATGATTCGGTTACTGGAAGAAAACTATGAAAAGCAGCAGCAGTTTGTATCCGATGCTTCTCATGAATTGAAGACGCCCCTTACGGTGATCAATAGCTATGCGCAACTTTTAGAGCGCTGGGGCAAGGAGAAGCCGGAGGTGTTAGAAGAGGCGGTGACGGCGATTTCGTCGGAGGCGGCTCGAATGAAGGAAATGACGAATCAGATGCTGGCTCTTGCTTCGGGTGATGAGACGGTGACGATGTCGATGGAGCGAGTGGATGTTGGTCGCGTATTTGCGGAGACGGCGTCTCAGCTTCGGACAGCCTATAGTCGAGAGATTGACGTGCAGGTGCCTCATCAGCCGACGTGGATTTTAGGAAATGACTTGCAGCTGAGGCAGCTTGCGTTTATTCTAATTGAAAATGCGCTAAAATATAGTGAAGATGGACTGCGTGTACTTGTGCGTTCTGAAAATGATCGTGCGACGGTATACGTAGAGGACTTTGGAATTGGCATTGCAGAAGAGGATATACCGTTTGTTTTTGACCGCTTTTATCGTGTTGATAAAGCCCGTGCTCGTAAAACTGGCGGATCTGGTCTTGGATTATCGATTGCCAAGAAAATTGTTGAGGCGCATCACGGTGAAGTTGCGGTCAAGAGTGAGGTTGGACGCGGGACAACGTTTAGCGTAGCGTTTACTCGCATAGAATCGGAGGGGTAA
- a CDS encoding PepSY domain-containing protein, whose amino-acid sequence MKKRIMQWVVPLALIFATAAVMYLLLSPDETLAESDVRDIIEARYVGTIEEIRQDENMFIVTLVAPMGEYVVQVDRAGGDILSFEQTSETSGVAWEDTEPEEPERLTLDEVREIASEEISGEEDIVLVDLADQDSGFAYYQVEATTAEHHIRLEIDAVSGDILTVSQERIPEDPEEEEPIEPINEAQAREIALAEFAGVVDDIDLEEKDGRLVYEIEIENDDTGVDADIIIDAYSGEVLSVKLD is encoded by the coding sequence ATGAAAAAGAGAATCATGCAGTGGGTCGTGCCGTTAGCCCTTATTTTCGCCACAGCAGCTGTCATGTATTTGCTCTTATCACCGGATGAAACACTGGCTGAGTCAGATGTCCGGGACATCATAGAAGCAAGGTATGTAGGAACAATTGAAGAGATTAGACAAGACGAGAATATGTTTATAGTCACGCTAGTTGCGCCAATGGGTGAGTACGTTGTCCAAGTGGATCGCGCTGGTGGGGATATACTCTCCTTTGAGCAAACGTCAGAGACATCAGGAGTTGCTTGGGAAGATACAGAGCCAGAAGAGCCAGAGAGGCTCACACTTGATGAAGTCAGGGAGATTGCTTCTGAGGAGATAAGCGGGGAGGAAGACATCGTATTGGTGGATCTAGCTGATCAAGATAGCGGTTTTGCTTATTATCAGGTAGAGGCCACGACTGCCGAGCATCATATACGTTTAGAGATAGATGCGGTATCTGGTGATATTCTAACGGTTTCGCAGGAGCGCATTCCGGAGGATCCTGAGGAGGAAGAGCCGATCGAACCGATAAACGAGGCGCAGGCGCGCGAGATTGCATTAGCGGAGTTTGCCGGTGTTGTCGATGACATCGATTTGGAAGAAAAGGATGGAAGACTCGTCTATGAAATAGAAATAGAAAACGATGATACGGGAGTCGATGCCGATATTATTATCGATGCGTATTCTGGAGAAGTATTATCGGTTAAGTTAGATTAA